In one Corallococcus silvisoli genomic region, the following are encoded:
- a CDS encoding ATP-dependent helicase — MNAHESVLLEDLNPPQAEAVLHGDGPLLVLSGAGSGKTRVITRRVAHLVKVRRVFPWRILAVTFTNKAAREMRERLTHLMGAQANDLVVSTFHSAAAMILRREAEAAGLTRSFVIYDDGDQLSLVKRAMRDAGVEPVMQPREILHCIDQEKNAARLPDDMHVEQDDVRGQLVKRVYAGYQKLLRAANAVDFGDLLLLLVKLFRDRPDVLERYRTRFTHVLVDEFQDTNPVQYAFLRQLAPPPSANLVVVGDDDQSIYRWRGANVDNILNFPQQYPGAKVVKLEQNYRSDQNILTAAHEVISKNPRRMQKKLWSERPQGEHLELLLHRDERAEAQEVARRILAVQREGFIKFSSMAVFYRTNAQSRVLEEALRLARVPYTLVSGRSFYDRAEVRDASAYLRLMVSPRSDADLLRVLNVPARGIGDTTEERLTDFANQEGLSLYEALGERHRIPALNATAQKRLGGFHQLLQSLHAFAQTAKDAAGAVDQMLKETKLVETLVAEGSDEALTRAENLKELVGAAQEFDLKRASDAVASAAAAEAREEEAPEGVDSAPLTADVPSLQAFLEQISLVGEADAEVSEGRVALMTLHAAKGLEFDAVFMTGLEEGVFPHSRALKSEEPDGGEEMAEERRLCYVGFTRARKRLFVSLAQCRSLFGELKYNPPSRFLADVPQALFGFKENDLPPPPRASAAMPQRRRAWDEDETGPRVDRSYSQASDMEGVGGDVRGMRVRHEQFGSGRIISAEGSGPNAKVTVEFGGNVGLKRVIARFLIPG; from the coding sequence GTGAACGCCCACGAATCCGTCCTCCTCGAAGACCTCAACCCGCCCCAGGCGGAAGCCGTGCTCCACGGCGACGGCCCGCTGCTCGTGCTGTCGGGCGCCGGCAGCGGCAAGACGCGCGTCATCACCCGCCGGGTCGCCCACCTGGTGAAGGTGCGCCGCGTCTTCCCCTGGCGCATCCTGGCCGTCACCTTCACGAACAAGGCCGCGCGCGAGATGCGCGAGCGCCTCACGCACCTGATGGGCGCCCAGGCCAACGACCTGGTGGTGAGCACGTTCCACTCCGCCGCCGCCATGATCCTGCGCCGCGAGGCGGAGGCCGCGGGCCTGACGCGGTCGTTCGTCATCTACGACGATGGCGACCAGCTGAGCCTCGTCAAGCGCGCCATGCGCGACGCGGGCGTGGAGCCGGTGATGCAGCCGCGCGAAATCCTGCACTGCATCGACCAGGAGAAGAACGCCGCGCGCCTGCCGGACGACATGCACGTGGAGCAGGACGACGTCCGGGGGCAGCTGGTCAAGCGCGTGTACGCGGGCTACCAGAAGCTGCTCCGCGCGGCGAACGCCGTGGACTTCGGGGACCTGCTGCTGCTGCTCGTGAAGCTCTTCCGCGACCGGCCGGACGTGCTGGAGCGCTACCGCACGCGCTTCACCCACGTGCTGGTGGATGAGTTCCAGGACACCAACCCCGTGCAGTACGCGTTCCTGCGGCAGCTGGCCCCGCCGCCGTCCGCGAACCTGGTGGTGGTGGGAGACGACGACCAGTCCATCTACCGCTGGCGCGGCGCGAACGTGGACAACATCCTGAACTTCCCCCAGCAGTATCCGGGCGCGAAGGTGGTGAAGCTGGAGCAGAACTACCGCTCCGACCAGAACATCCTCACCGCCGCGCACGAGGTCATCTCCAAGAACCCGCGCCGCATGCAGAAGAAGCTCTGGAGCGAGCGGCCCCAGGGAGAGCACCTGGAGCTGCTGCTCCACCGCGACGAACGGGCGGAGGCGCAGGAGGTGGCCCGGCGCATCCTCGCCGTCCAGCGCGAGGGCTTCATCAAGTTCTCCAGCATGGCGGTGTTCTACCGGACCAACGCGCAGAGCCGCGTGCTGGAGGAGGCGCTGCGGCTGGCGCGCGTGCCGTACACGCTGGTGAGCGGGCGCAGCTTCTACGACCGCGCGGAGGTGCGTGACGCGTCCGCGTACCTGCGGCTGATGGTGTCCCCGCGCTCGGACGCGGACCTCTTGCGCGTGCTCAACGTGCCGGCGCGCGGCATCGGTGACACCACCGAGGAGCGGCTGACGGACTTCGCCAACCAGGAGGGACTGAGCCTCTACGAGGCCCTGGGCGAGCGCCACCGCATCCCCGCCCTCAACGCCACCGCGCAGAAGCGGCTGGGCGGCTTCCACCAGCTGCTCCAGTCGCTGCACGCCTTCGCCCAGACGGCGAAGGACGCGGCGGGCGCGGTGGACCAGATGCTCAAGGAGACGAAGCTGGTGGAGACGCTCGTCGCCGAGGGCAGCGACGAAGCGCTCACCCGCGCGGAGAACCTGAAGGAGCTCGTGGGCGCGGCGCAGGAGTTCGACCTGAAGCGCGCCTCGGACGCGGTGGCCTCCGCGGCGGCCGCCGAGGCGCGGGAGGAGGAGGCGCCGGAGGGCGTGGACTCCGCGCCGCTCACCGCGGACGTGCCGTCGCTCCAGGCCTTCCTGGAGCAGATCAGCCTGGTGGGCGAAGCGGACGCGGAGGTGAGCGAGGGCCGCGTGGCGCTGATGACGTTGCACGCCGCCAAGGGTCTGGAGTTCGACGCCGTGTTCATGACGGGCCTGGAGGAGGGCGTCTTCCCGCACTCGCGCGCGCTGAAGAGCGAGGAGCCCGATGGCGGCGAGGAGATGGCCGAGGAGCGCCGCCTCTGCTACGTGGGCTTCACCCGCGCGCGCAAGCGGCTCTTCGTGAGCCTGGCGCAGTGCCGCTCCCTCTTCGGCGAGCTCAAATACAACCCGCCCAGCCGATTCCTCGCGGACGTGCCGCAGGCGCTCTTCGGTTTCAAGGAGAACGACCTGCCGCCGCCGCCCCGCGCCTCCGCCGCCATGCCCCAGCGCCGCCGCGCGTGGGACGAGGACGAGACGGGCCCGCGCGTCGACCGCAGCTATTCGCAGGCGTCCGACATGGAGGGCGTGGGCGGGGACGTGCGCGGCATGCGCGTGCGCCACGAACAGTTTGGTTCCGGGCGCATCATCTCTGCGGAGGGCAGCGGTCCCAACGCCAAGGTCACGGTGGAGTTCGGCGGAAACGTGGGCCTCAAGCGTGTCATCGCGCGGTTCCTCATCCCCGGCTGA
- a CDS encoding DUF1592 domain-containing protein, which produces MARRRRWWSSALLAASVGLLGGCEGQILDAAKPGGPGPGGGPDGTNNPPAAVEQPARSVRVARLTHAQWVSSVQALLKLDAPPTALAQTFRADPSQSGFLFDNDARALSVDEALWGAYQRAAADLAGQVATDATKLGRLLPAGTTTDEARAKAFVESFGLRAARRPLTADEVAAYLVLYRKGPEAYPTMAAFQGGLRMVLEGFLQSPLFLYRVERSTQAADGKVPLDAFEVASRLSYALWNSMPDDALFAAARDGQLAKREGVAAEARRMMADPRARDVVNAYHQAVFDVPRYSIIRPNTTRFPNVTAKLAESAAKENTLFVQDVVFGRKGRFADLLTSRDTFVNDELARIYGLTGTFTADFVPATLDGAQRRGVLTQVGFLASHATSLDPDPIHRGVFLSEHLLCQKIGAPPANIPALPAPNGRTNREVVTSHTEAPGTVCASCHATLINPLGFPFENFDAVGGYRTTDNGQPVNATSAPAIGGQKVSVKDALDLADALANAQAVHECYARHWVEFLSGRPAATEDEALVTRLGKLSQAGQLPIVELVVEVVTGVGFVNRHPEELP; this is translated from the coding sequence ATGGCGCGACGTCGACGATGGTGGAGTTCCGCGCTGCTCGCGGCCTCCGTGGGTTTGCTGGGTGGCTGTGAAGGGCAGATCCTGGACGCGGCGAAGCCCGGCGGTCCGGGCCCGGGCGGCGGTCCAGACGGCACGAACAATCCCCCGGCGGCGGTGGAGCAGCCGGCCCGTTCGGTGCGTGTCGCCCGGCTGACGCATGCGCAGTGGGTGAGCAGCGTGCAGGCGCTGCTGAAGCTGGACGCGCCGCCCACGGCGCTGGCGCAGACGTTCCGCGCGGACCCGTCCCAGAGCGGCTTCCTCTTCGACAACGACGCTCGCGCGCTGTCGGTGGACGAGGCGCTGTGGGGCGCGTACCAGCGCGCGGCGGCGGACCTGGCCGGACAGGTGGCCACGGACGCGACGAAGCTGGGCAGGCTGTTGCCCGCGGGCACCACCACGGACGAAGCGCGCGCGAAGGCGTTCGTGGAGTCCTTCGGCCTGCGCGCCGCGCGTCGGCCGCTGACCGCGGACGAGGTGGCGGCGTATCTGGTGCTGTACCGCAAGGGACCGGAGGCCTACCCGACGATGGCGGCCTTCCAGGGCGGCCTGCGGATGGTGCTGGAGGGCTTCCTCCAGTCGCCCCTGTTCCTCTACCGCGTGGAGCGCAGCACGCAGGCGGCGGACGGGAAGGTGCCGCTGGACGCGTTCGAGGTGGCGTCACGCCTGAGCTACGCGCTCTGGAACTCCATGCCGGATGACGCGCTGTTCGCCGCCGCCCGGGATGGGCAGCTGGCGAAGCGCGAGGGCGTGGCGGCCGAGGCGCGCCGGATGATGGCGGACCCCCGGGCGCGCGACGTGGTGAACGCGTACCACCAGGCCGTCTTCGACGTGCCCCGCTATTCCATCATCCGTCCGAACACCACGCGCTTCCCCAACGTCACCGCGAAGCTGGCGGAGTCCGCGGCGAAGGAGAACACGCTCTTCGTCCAGGACGTCGTCTTCGGGCGCAAGGGGCGCTTCGCGGACCTGCTCACGTCGCGCGACACGTTCGTCAACGACGAGCTGGCGCGCATCTATGGCCTCACCGGGACGTTCACCGCGGACTTCGTCCCGGCGACGCTGGACGGTGCGCAGCGCCGGGGCGTGCTCACCCAGGTGGGCTTCCTCGCGTCGCACGCGACGTCGTTGGACCCGGACCCCATCCACCGCGGCGTGTTCCTGTCGGAGCACCTGCTGTGTCAGAAGATTGGCGCGCCGCCGGCCAACATCCCCGCGCTGCCCGCGCCCAACGGCCGCACCAACCGGGAGGTGGTGACGTCGCACACGGAGGCGCCCGGCACGGTGTGCGCCAGCTGCCACGCGACGCTCATCAACCCGCTGGGCTTCCCCTTCGAGAACTTCGACGCCGTGGGCGGCTATCGCACGACGGACAACGGGCAGCCGGTGAACGCCACGTCGGCGCCGGCCATCGGCGGACAGAAGGTGTCGGTGAAGGACGCGCTGGACCTGGCGGACGCGCTCGCGAACGCGCAGGCGGTGCACGAGTGCTACGCGCGCCACTGGGTGGAGTTCCTGAGCGGACGCCCCGCGGCCACGGAGGACGAGGCGCTGGTGACGCGGCTGGGGAAGCTGTCGCAGGCGGGGCAGCTGCCCATCGTGGAGCTGGTCGTCGAAGTGGTCACGGGCGTGGGCTTCGTGAACCGCCACCCGGAGGAGCTGCCGTGA
- a CDS encoding DUF1552 domain-containing protein, translated as MKLSRRLVLQGLGGAVLGLPVLEGLLPRKAHAAEAGALPFAIFLRQADGVAAAQSTTELGNEPERFWPEPLGNLSTTTLAGKSLVELADHRARLLVVRNVNMKDYNYGDGHARGALQALTGRGPAVEGVGGDSEASGESLDHRIGRELNPQKRDSLFLYAGQAGGWLGGPCISHRGSASRRAALHDPWVAYQTMVGGPGGLTPEAREQLLVRQKSLNDLVSGQLKALQSRPELSSTDRQRLDLHLSNVRDLEVALSCRARADEELRLQQQAPGYNSTDGDEVLATVRLHMDIAVLAVACGTTRSVAIQVGNGNDSATRYRDPTTGQLMENFHYISHRRTSHDSSGGIIAGSDVLHSRVDAQFARTFNYLLDRLAAYVLPDGKKLVDQGVSVWFNDLGNGPAHSARNIPFILAGSCNGYLKQGVAVTASAGNTNPNLNKMLNTLGAAVGLRNAAGGALDDFGDPTLPKGLLTEMLA; from the coding sequence GTGAAACTGAGCCGTCGACTCGTGTTGCAGGGCCTGGGTGGGGCCGTGTTGGGGCTGCCGGTGCTGGAGGGGCTGCTGCCCCGGAAGGCCCATGCGGCGGAGGCGGGCGCGCTGCCCTTCGCCATCTTCCTGCGCCAGGCGGATGGCGTGGCCGCCGCGCAGAGCACCACGGAGCTGGGCAACGAGCCGGAGCGCTTCTGGCCGGAGCCGTTGGGCAACCTCTCCACCACGACGCTCGCGGGCAAGTCGCTGGTGGAGCTGGCGGACCACCGCGCGCGCCTGCTGGTGGTGCGCAACGTCAACATGAAGGACTATAACTACGGGGACGGCCACGCCCGGGGCGCCCTGCAGGCCCTCACCGGTCGCGGCCCCGCCGTGGAGGGCGTGGGCGGCGACTCCGAGGCGTCCGGCGAGTCGCTGGACCACCGCATCGGCCGGGAGCTGAACCCCCAGAAGCGCGACTCGCTCTTCCTCTACGCGGGGCAGGCCGGCGGCTGGCTGGGCGGGCCCTGCATCTCCCACCGTGGCAGCGCGTCGCGCCGGGCCGCGCTGCACGACCCGTGGGTGGCCTACCAGACGATGGTGGGCGGCCCCGGGGGCCTCACGCCGGAGGCGCGCGAGCAGCTGCTCGTGCGCCAGAAGAGCCTCAACGACCTGGTGTCGGGCCAGCTGAAGGCGCTCCAGTCGCGGCCGGAGCTGAGCTCCACGGACCGGCAGCGGTTGGATCTGCACCTGTCCAACGTGCGCGACCTGGAGGTGGCGTTGAGCTGCCGCGCCCGCGCGGACGAGGAGCTGCGGCTCCAGCAGCAGGCGCCCGGCTACAACAGCACGGACGGCGACGAGGTGCTGGCCACGGTGCGGCTGCACATGGACATCGCGGTGCTGGCGGTGGCGTGCGGCACCACGCGCTCCGTGGCCATCCAGGTGGGCAATGGCAACGACAGCGCCACGCGCTACCGGGACCCCACGACGGGGCAGTTGATGGAGAACTTCCACTACATCTCCCACCGCCGGACGTCGCACGACTCTTCGGGCGGCATCATCGCCGGGTCGGACGTGCTGCACTCGCGGGTGGACGCGCAGTTCGCCCGGACCTTCAACTACCTGCTGGACCGGTTGGCGGCGTACGTCCTGCCGGATGGCAAGAAGCTGGTGGACCAGGGCGTGTCCGTCTGGTTCAACGACCTGGGCAACGGGCCGGCGCACTCGGCGCGCAACATCCCCTTCATCCTGGCGGGCAGCTGCAACGGCTACCTCAAGCAGGGCGTGGCGGTGACGGCGTCCGCGGGCAACACCAACCCCAACCTCAACAAGATGCTCAACACGCTGGGCGCCGCGGTGGGCCTGCGCAACGCGGCCGGGGGCGCGCTGGATGACTTCGGCGACCCCACGCTTCCCAAGGGCCTGCTGACGGAGATGCTGGCCTGA
- a CDS encoding lytic polysaccharide monooxygenase, with product MFPSIRRALSASLAVVSLLSASQAAAHGSMEVPISRVYGCFKEGPENPQSAACKAAVQAGGTQALYDWNGVRQGAADGRHREIIPDGKLCSAANESHKGLDLARTDWPSTLITPDSSGRFEFVFHATAVHATGYFQLFVTKEGYNPALPLKWSDLEASPFCNVTNVSAVNNRYRLNCPFPANKTGAHVIYAIWQRADSPEAFYACTDVKFTNTPPPPTSWKELGQVQAREDLPKGSKVTFRLFDSAGRDAESHPLTLDAATPAATWIYRLAQQVNAVSSRVQVGVLQTTGTVKPSEDALGNRVYGKETGYTFQVDIEKPSTGGGGDGGTGGGSAQYKYPAGISNYTAGTRVEGTDGLIYQCKPFPYSGWCQGVALYYAPGTGIAWADAWERVP from the coding sequence ATGTTCCCATCGATTCGCAGGGCCCTCTCAGCATCGCTCGCCGTCGTGTCCCTGCTGTCCGCCAGCCAGGCGGCGGCGCACGGCTCCATGGAAGTGCCCATCAGCCGCGTCTACGGCTGTTTCAAGGAGGGGCCGGAGAATCCCCAGTCCGCCGCCTGCAAGGCCGCGGTGCAGGCGGGAGGAACCCAGGCGCTGTATGACTGGAACGGCGTCCGGCAGGGCGCCGCCGACGGGCGACACCGCGAAATCATCCCGGATGGCAAGCTGTGCAGCGCCGCCAATGAGAGCCACAAGGGCCTGGACCTGGCGCGCACGGACTGGCCGTCCACGCTCATCACCCCGGACAGCAGTGGCCGGTTCGAGTTCGTCTTCCACGCCACCGCGGTGCACGCCACGGGCTACTTCCAGCTCTTCGTGACGAAGGAGGGCTACAACCCGGCGCTGCCCCTGAAGTGGTCCGACCTGGAGGCGTCGCCCTTCTGCAACGTCACCAACGTGTCCGCGGTGAACAACCGCTACCGTCTCAACTGTCCCTTCCCGGCGAACAAGACGGGCGCCCACGTCATCTACGCCATCTGGCAGCGCGCCGACAGCCCGGAGGCCTTCTACGCCTGCACGGACGTGAAGTTCACCAACACGCCGCCCCCGCCGACGTCGTGGAAGGAATTGGGTCAGGTGCAGGCCCGCGAGGACCTGCCCAAGGGCAGCAAGGTGACGTTCCGTCTCTTCGACAGCGCGGGCCGCGACGCGGAGTCCCATCCGCTGACGCTCGACGCGGCCACCCCGGCGGCCACGTGGATCTACCGGCTGGCGCAGCAGGTGAACGCGGTCTCCAGCCGCGTGCAGGTGGGCGTGCTCCAGACCACCGGCACGGTGAAGCCCTCGGAGGATGCGCTGGGCAACCGCGTGTATGGGAAGGAGACGGGCTACACGTTCCAGGTCGACATCGAGAAGCCGTCCACGGGCGGCGGCGGTGATGGCGGCACCGGTGGTGGATCCGCGCAGTACAAGTACCCGGCCGGCATCTCCAACTACACGGCGGGCACGCGGGTGGAGGGCACGGACGGGCTCATCTACCAGTGCAAGCCCTTCCCGTACTCCGGCTGGTGCCAGGGCGTGGCGCTGTACTACGCGCCGGGCACGGGCATCGCCTGGGCGGATGCCTGGGAGCGCGTCCCGTAG
- a CDS encoding carboxypeptidase regulatory-like domain-containing protein: protein MRAKRVLSWAGVLIIGLGVALLSFPASRTADTSAPQPHRDADTRAWGVFLPRLLTSHDEDSRRIRGVVRDVHGPVAGARVSASRVEPEVTLSERSCPPSDSAPAAPGGAPPRLMECWEEAFDELVEQVDLREGEAPIVAETLSAEDGTFVLDGLLGGEVTLQATSGQGVAMRTHVAPGREGVVLALEEGLFFEGIVTNPPPEREPIPEARITVFSRESTRFFPGTSGTDGRFRIGPVPPAGYAILVTAGNRSPLLRIRANALGSDTFILDPSARYAGQVVTATGAPAHGLPVKLYVPSVAPAWRTTVTDAQGRFAFRSVDTPPGHLFVETTEHGAFAHIHTEPREDLRLTLGPGLFVEGTVRDESGSPVPGARVQAQRLDEDSPSPRGQTVTDAKGHYRLGPLYRLPHFVGASAPRHVPTEPKYQEFEEDAASLDFTLQRAVTVEGVLVDEEGQPLADRELLLHLDEASSPAEAIVVDSTRSDAAGRFVLGAAEEGPAWIEVQDAAFIPQRFPVERPSREARLVARKGASVSVTVLGTAGAPVGDARVTLWKRDARGEAAQVGETDVEGQVLLQGIPVGAYVAEATVPGRALDPSVTQPLDVTDKGLSAITLRLREGRTLRGVVVNAQGLPLRGVGIRADIPDGDQPHYIAATPRMGLPPEGVLTDAEGRFTLRQLSAPRYMLTVKLQGHVLDASGSQGIHPGDEDTVEVNSDAGEVRLLLRRIPHVRGSVVAEGGEALDGFAVNGRSSHESGGRFDHPLFQPMGPQRLVVEARGFATVNRIITPVGGEDVDVGTITLTPGRTLRVFLRDAATGEPFNGRVRDNSGEWATVSIGYWIHGESTVDGPPYLRPSGMKPWQDGGLLLEHVPTTPFTLEVRTQMHLPLRVAVGAAEKSITVSLDPGARVTGHVRDAKGQPLAAWLTFTRSDGTTLQRNLEPGDFAFHGIPPALYTVNAHPSDTENKAVFPARTVRIPPSGDVLLAFDALGTGATVELRLPEDADTALLMPGQVPAPGDVRALEHLRLQQHPMEEWRGTAAVFSRVPAGHYTLIVGTRGKDRFHREELDVPAEGTRILEVKPVWTPLAR from the coding sequence ATGCGTGCGAAGAGGGTGTTGTCTTGGGCAGGGGTGCTCATCATCGGCCTGGGCGTGGCGCTGCTGTCCTTTCCGGCTTCACGCACCGCCGACACCTCCGCGCCCCAGCCCCACCGCGACGCCGACACCCGCGCCTGGGGAGTGTTCCTCCCGCGCCTTCTGACGTCGCATGACGAAGACTCGCGGCGCATCCGCGGAGTCGTGCGCGACGTCCACGGTCCCGTCGCGGGGGCGCGCGTGTCCGCCTCCCGCGTGGAGCCCGAGGTGACGCTGTCGGAGCGCTCCTGCCCTCCTTCGGACAGCGCGCCCGCCGCCCCCGGTGGCGCTCCGCCCCGGCTGATGGAGTGCTGGGAAGAAGCCTTCGACGAGCTCGTGGAACAGGTGGACCTGCGCGAAGGCGAAGCACCCATCGTCGCGGAGACCCTCAGCGCGGAGGACGGCACCTTCGTCCTCGATGGGCTCTTGGGAGGGGAGGTCACGCTCCAGGCCACCAGCGGACAGGGCGTGGCGATGCGAACCCACGTGGCGCCGGGCCGAGAGGGCGTGGTGCTCGCGCTCGAGGAAGGCCTCTTCTTCGAGGGCATCGTCACGAATCCCCCTCCCGAGCGGGAGCCCATCCCGGAGGCTCGGATCACCGTCTTCTCCCGCGAGAGCACGCGCTTCTTCCCTGGGACCAGCGGCACGGACGGACGCTTCCGGATCGGGCCCGTGCCACCCGCGGGCTACGCCATCCTCGTCACCGCGGGAAACCGGAGCCCCCTGCTGCGCATCCGCGCCAATGCGCTCGGCAGCGATACCTTCATCCTGGATCCTTCCGCGCGCTACGCGGGTCAGGTGGTGACGGCGACGGGAGCCCCCGCGCACGGGCTCCCCGTCAAGCTGTACGTGCCCAGCGTCGCGCCCGCGTGGCGCACCACCGTCACGGATGCGCAGGGGCGCTTCGCCTTCCGTTCGGTGGACACGCCGCCCGGGCACCTCTTCGTGGAGACCACGGAGCACGGCGCCTTCGCGCACATCCACACCGAGCCCCGCGAGGACCTGCGCCTCACGCTCGGCCCCGGCCTGTTCGTGGAAGGAACCGTGCGGGACGAGAGCGGGAGTCCGGTCCCCGGTGCGCGGGTCCAGGCACAGCGACTCGATGAGGACTCGCCGTCGCCACGCGGACAGACCGTGACGGACGCGAAGGGCCATTACCGGCTGGGGCCCCTCTATCGCCTGCCCCACTTCGTGGGCGCCAGTGCCCCGCGCCATGTCCCCACCGAGCCGAAGTACCAGGAGTTCGAAGAGGACGCCGCGTCGCTCGACTTCACCCTCCAGCGCGCCGTCACCGTGGAGGGGGTCCTCGTGGATGAAGAGGGACAGCCGCTCGCGGACCGGGAGCTCCTGCTTCACCTGGACGAGGCCTCGAGCCCCGCCGAGGCCATCGTCGTGGACAGCACCCGCTCGGACGCGGCCGGACGCTTCGTCCTGGGCGCGGCGGAGGAGGGGCCCGCGTGGATCGAAGTCCAGGACGCGGCCTTCATCCCCCAGCGATTCCCGGTGGAGCGCCCCTCACGGGAGGCGCGACTGGTGGCACGAAAGGGCGCGAGCGTGTCCGTCACCGTCCTGGGCACGGCGGGAGCCCCGGTGGGCGACGCGCGCGTCACGCTCTGGAAGCGCGACGCGAGAGGGGAAGCCGCCCAGGTCGGCGAAACGGACGTGGAGGGGCAGGTGTTGCTCCAGGGCATCCCCGTGGGGGCGTACGTGGCGGAGGCGACGGTCCCGGGACGGGCCCTGGACCCGAGCGTCACGCAACCGCTGGACGTCACGGACAAGGGGCTGTCGGCCATCACCCTGCGGCTGAGGGAGGGCCGCACGCTGCGGGGCGTGGTCGTGAATGCCCAGGGCCTGCCCCTTCGCGGCGTGGGCATCCGCGCGGACATCCCGGACGGGGACCAGCCCCACTACATCGCCGCGACGCCCAGGATGGGCCTGCCTCCCGAGGGCGTCCTCACGGACGCAGAAGGCCGCTTCACCCTGCGCCAGCTCAGCGCGCCCCGCTACATGCTCACCGTGAAGCTGCAAGGCCACGTCCTGGATGCCTCCGGCTCGCAGGGCATCCACCCCGGGGACGAGGACACCGTGGAGGTGAACAGCGACGCGGGTGAGGTCCGGCTGTTGCTCCGGCGCATCCCCCATGTGCGGGGCTCCGTCGTCGCGGAGGGAGGAGAGGCGCTGGACGGCTTCGCGGTGAACGGCCGCTCGTCACACGAGTCGGGCGGCCGTTTCGATCACCCCCTCTTCCAGCCGATGGGGCCCCAGCGGTTGGTGGTGGAGGCAAGGGGCTTCGCGACCGTGAATCGCATCATCACGCCCGTGGGAGGCGAAGACGTGGACGTGGGCACGATCACGCTGACACCAGGAAGGACCCTGCGAGTCTTCCTGCGCGATGCCGCGACGGGCGAGCCGTTCAACGGGCGCGTCCGCGACAACTCGGGGGAGTGGGCCACGGTGTCCATCGGCTATTGGATCCACGGGGAAAGCACCGTGGATGGGCCTCCCTACCTGCGCCCCTCCGGGATGAAGCCATGGCAGGACGGCGGGCTGCTGCTGGAGCACGTGCCGACCACGCCGTTCACGCTCGAAGTGCGCACCCAGATGCACCTGCCGCTGCGCGTGGCGGTCGGCGCGGCGGAGAAGAGCATCACCGTCTCGCTCGACCCTGGCGCCCGGGTGACAGGCCATGTCCGGGACGCAAAGGGCCAGCCGCTCGCGGCCTGGCTCACCTTCACCCGCTCCGATGGCACGACACTCCAACGCAACCTCGAGCCTGGGGACTTCGCCTTCCATGGCATTCCCCCCGCCCTCTACACCGTGAATGCCCACCCCTCTGACACGGAAAACAAAGCCGTCTTCCCAGCACGCACGGTCCGGATTCCTCCGAGCGGCGATGTCCTGCTCGCCTTCGACGCCCTGGGCACCGGCGCCACCGTCGAGCTGCGGCTCCCGGAAGACGCGGACACCGCGCTCCTGATGCCTGGGCAGGTCCCCGCGCCGGGCGACGTCAGGGCCCTCGAACACCTGCGCCTCCAGCAGCACCCAATGGAGGAGTGGCGCGGCACAGCGGCCGTCTTCAGCCGAGTCCCCGCGGGCCACTACACCCTCATCGTCGGCACCCGAGGCAAGGACCGCTTCCACCGCGAGGAGCTGGACGTGCCCGCCGAAGGCACGCGGATCCTCGAAGTGAAGCCGGTCTGGACGCCCCTCGCGCGCTGA
- a CDS encoding TIGR02587 family membrane protein, which translates to MAEARPSDAPRRRRPVQESLREYGRGIAGGLLFSLPLLYTMEVWWAGFTSHPANVLGYLLGTYVLLLGYNRYGGFRRDVCWFDVFTDSLEELGVGLLVSVVVLVLIGRITRGTSLPEAVGMAVVEAGTVAIGVSVGTAQLGGQHREEATEEDRKRLESADHVPGQLVIAFCGAVLFAANVAPTEEVVMIAVETSPWRLLGLAVLSLLLGGLILFQSDFTRAKRFTRRRLRRDVLAGTVITYAIALVSSALVLWFFGRFDGNGPSVCVAQVVVLGLASTLGASAGRLLIQS; encoded by the coding sequence ATGGCCGAAGCCCGTCCCTCCGACGCGCCCCGCCGCCGCCGTCCGGTGCAGGAGTCGCTGCGCGAGTACGGCCGCGGCATCGCGGGCGGCCTGCTCTTCAGCCTCCCGCTGCTCTACACGATGGAGGTCTGGTGGGCGGGCTTCACGTCCCATCCGGCCAACGTGCTGGGCTATCTGCTGGGCACATACGTGCTGCTGCTCGGGTACAACCGCTACGGCGGTTTCCGCCGGGACGTGTGTTGGTTCGACGTCTTCACCGACTCGCTGGAGGAGCTGGGCGTGGGGCTGCTCGTGTCGGTGGTCGTGCTGGTGCTCATTGGCCGCATCACCCGGGGCACCTCGCTGCCAGAGGCGGTGGGCATGGCGGTGGTGGAGGCGGGAACGGTGGCCATCGGCGTGTCCGTGGGCACCGCGCAGCTGGGCGGACAGCACCGGGAGGAGGCGACGGAGGAGGACCGGAAGCGGCTGGAGTCCGCGGATCACGTCCCCGGCCAGCTCGTCATCGCGTTCTGTGGCGCGGTGTTGTTCGCCGCCAACGTGGCGCCCACGGAGGAGGTCGTGATGATCGCCGTGGAGACATCCCCCTGGCGCCTGCTGGGGCTCGCCGTGCTGTCGTTGTTGCTGGGCGGGCTCATCCTGTTCCAGAGCGACTTCACCCGGGCGAAGCGCTTCACGCGCCGCCGCCTGCGCCGGGACGTGCTGGCGGGGACGGTCATCACCTACGCCATCGCGCTCGTGTCCAGCGCGCTCGTGCTGTGGTTCTTCGGCCGGTTCGACGGCAACGGGCCCAGCGTGTGCGTGGCGCAGGTGGTGGTGCTGGGACTGGCGTCGACGCTGGGCGCGTCGGCGGGAAGGCTGCTCATCCAATCATGA